The Cytobacillus firmus genome segment TGATGGTATTCATGAGCAATACCCATCCTAATCGTTTCCTCGGTATAATACTTATTATAGAAAACAGTTATTTTCCCGGCTCCAACGTTGACCATAAGAGGTGTATCCTCCGACAGTTCAACAGGAAATACACAAACAGCCGTTTCTTTCTTGCCCGGTAAAATATCTGATGACTTAAGCAGGGCTTCTCTAATAATCTTATTTGTTTGATCTTCATCAATCTTTTCAATAACACCCTTTATTTCTTTAAGACTTTCAGGTTCACTATCCAGGATGGAATCTGCCATATGTAAGTATTCGCCACTTTTGAAACAATCGTCATAAACAGGAGAAATGACTTCATCTTTATAGATTGAATACTTTGAGCTGTTCTGCTCCTTTTCCACTTTATCCAAATAACCGCTGAATAGCTTATATGCATTAACAATCTTGAACCTCTGTTTTGTCTCTGGATGTTCAAAAGAGTAAATAACCTTATCCTCACCTGCAGGCTCATTATCGTGCTCCGCACTTGATTCCTCTTTTTCAGAACAGGCAGCCAATGTAAACAGCATGACCATCAGCAGCACACCTGTCCTCAAAAGTGAAATTCTCTTCAAATATATCCCTCCATTTCAATTAAATATTTTTCATAATTTATTGTATTCTTCAGAATCTTTCATATCAATCTCCTAAAATTTATACTTAGAACCTCACTTGTTTTTGTCTACTATTATTATCTGGTGTTTCTTCGTATGAAATCTCACTTCTCAATTCAAGCTTATGGGGTTTCTTGCTGCTGCCTCTAGCCAGCCCATTGTCCAAGTCATCGATTGGGGTAAAGTTGCTGTTTGAGATGCCTCTTCTGAACTTGAACATCCGAAAAAGAATAAAGACCAACAAGCCTATTACAGCAATTAACAAAATATAGCGCACTTCAGCCACCTCATCTCCGTTATTTCTTAAGCAGCCAAGTAACAAAAAATATCCCGCTTGCTATAAATAATAAAAGTAAAAGCAGAATTAGTCCTGGGACACCAATATTTGCTAACATATGTACCTCCTTAGAAAAATACAAGTTTAAAACTAACCTTTTTCACTTATTAAATATATGAATTTTCAACAAAATCCAAAAACAGTAAAAAGCACCCATGAATATTTGTTGCATTTTTTCATAAAAAAGGATAATTTTAATTCATAAAGAATAAAATGTTACATCCATGAAAAGAGAAAACGAGAAAGAACGTTATGAAAAAAGGGGATTGAAACTTATGCAAAAGTATAGAAGGAGAAACACGCCAGCTTTTACATTTTTGGCCTACTTTACATTGATTGCCGGTGTTGGTTTATTTCTAATCGGCCTCTATAATGCCGAAATGCAGCTCAACGAGAAAGGTTATTATATTGCGGTCATGCTTCTGGTTGCAGTTGGGTCCATTCTGACTCAAAAGGTGACACGGGATAATGCTGAAGATGCAGAAATCCTTGCAGAGCAAGAGCGCAGATCAGCTAAAATTGATCAATAAATAAGAACACATGAGTTGAAGAAATAAGTGCCTGATAAGTTGACAGGCACTTATTTTTCTACTCCATTAAGCGGAATTTCATACTCGTGCAGCACTTCGTAAAATGCCCTTCTCTTGGCATACCAGTCAGCATGCAAATTCATCACAATTTTTTTATCCCCTTCTAAAACAATCTCAAGCTGAGCCGGCACCCCTCTCATGTTTAGCTGGGTGACTGAAACCACCTCTTCCCAAGGATAACTATCAATAGCTCTTACATCTGATGCGCTATTTATATGTATCCCTTTTTCATCCACATAGGTGTACACATCGAAAGACATATAGAATATGAGAAGAGACAGGCTTAATAAGAAACCAGCTGCTAAAGTCAGCCGCTTTGAGGACTTAACTTCCCTGGAATACAGAAAAACCCCAACCACAGCGAACAAAAGAAAAAATCCTGCACTAAAAATTACATATGAAAGTTTATTGGTGCTAAATGCCAGGAAGAATGGAGGATGAAAGTAGAATTTATGAATGAAGTTAACGCAAATGATGCTGATGGGAATTACGCTTAACACGTAAATCAGTCCTAGACTGAATATCTTTGGTATTAAACCTTTTTCATGAGCAAGCTGGATAGGACTTCACCCCTTCACCTTTACCTTATATTACCATATTCGTATATAAAAGTAAGATGAATTTATAAATAAAAACAAAAAAATATCCGCAGATGAGCAGGACGGTTGATTAATAAAAATTTCTGCAGTATATTAATTGACATATCAATCATTGACCTATCAATTATCTAAAAAGGCGGGGGATGCTGTGTTCAAATGTTCAAAGGAAGAAGAATTAATCGCGGCCCGGCTGTTTGAGCTCAGTAAGCAGACAATGCCGAAGTTTGAACGCTGTACAGGCATCAGCCAGTCGCGGCTTGAGATTCTCCGGGAGCTTTTTGAAGCGGAAGAAATTACACAGCGTGAGCTGCAGAAAAAAGTGAATATCGATCATGCTGCTGTCACAAGACATCTTAAGCAACTTGAAGAAAAAGGCATGGTGATCCGCAGGAAAAATCCTGAAGATAACCGCTTTACTTATGTCAGCCTGACTGAGGAAGGCAAAACGAAGATTGCTGCTTACTGTGAAGAAAAGCAGCATTTTATTTCCAAAATCCTGAACGGCTTTTCGGAGCTTGAGCGAAGCACACTATTAAATATGCTCACTCGCATCCAGGAAAATGTAGATAATATGTAATTTTTTCATCCAGAAAAAACATAAAGGAGAGTTCATCATGATAAAAACAACTATTAACGACTATAAAGAAATCGTCACAGGCCGCCGTTCCATCCGTAATTATGACCCAACTGTGAAAATCAGCAGAGAAGAAATGGCTCAAATCCTGGAAGAAGCCTCTTTAGCTCCTTCATCTGTAAACCTTCAGCCATGGCGTTTTGTAGTAATCGATTCACAAGAAGGCAAAGAAACACTGGCACCACTCGCAAAATTCAATCAACGTCAGGTAGAGACATCAGCAGCTGTTGTTGCCGTCTTTGTTGATATGAAAAGCGAAGCCTTCATTGAAAAAATTTATGATACTGCAGTTGAAAAAGGATACATGCCTGCTGATGTAAGAGACAAGCAGGTTCCAGCCATCAAAGGTTTAGCAGAAAATATGACATTCGAGCAAAAGAAAGAAATGAACCTGATTGATGCCGGTCTTGTATCCATGCAGCTAATGCTTGCAGCCCGCGCCCATGGCTATGATACTAATCCAATTGGCGGATATGAAAAAGACCGCATTGCCGAAGCCTTTGATTTGGACAAGGAACGCTACTATCCTGTCATGCTAATCTCCATCGGGAAAGCTGCTGATCAAGGCTACAAATCGGTCCGCCTGCCTGTTGAAGATATCACGGAGTGGAAATAACTCACAAAGGAGAAATGCAACATGATCATTATTCATGCTGGCTTCCAAATACAAACTGATAAAGAAGATGATTTTCTGGTTGAAATCCGTCCGCTGATTGAGGCTTCCAGAGCAGAAGAAGGCAATATCTCTTATGACCTTGTAAAAGATACAGAAAAAGCGGGGGCTTATACTATGGTGGAACTGTGGAAGGATATGGACGCTGTGAAGTTCCACAACCAGACTGAACACTTTACATCATTTACGGCAAAAGCACCTGAGTATTTTGCTGCCCCTCCTCAGGTGGAAGTATATGATGCGAAACCTGTAGATGAAAAATAAATGATAGACATAAAGACGCTTGGGAAAGAAGATTCCCAAGCGTTTTTTTAACGTTTTTAATCCTTTTGATTCTCTTTCTGGTCATGATAAGCGATTAGAATGACTTCTTCTCCCTTTTCATCACTTAAGCGTTTTTCCAGATTATGCACCTGCTGCAGATCCCCGTCGGACAAATTTGCAAATTGATATTCTTTATCCATTTTCAATCACCTTTCCGTTGTAAGATACCTAAAGTTTGTGTTTACCAAGCATTTTTATACACAGAAAAAGCCCGGGAATCTTCCCCGGACCTCATTCTTCCTATTTAATTCCCAAAATGGCAATTGTTATGACAGCCAGCACCAGGCTCAGCAGCAGTGACATGCCCCAATGCTTCTTTTCCGTCATCTTGAATAACACATTCATTACGGAACTGATTGCCAGAAAAAGAAAGAAAACAAATAAGAAAATCATAAATTCCATTATTTCTCAACCTGCCTTCTGCCCTGTTTTCGCAAGGAAATAAGACGAGCTTTCGATTATCAGACCTTAGCCTAAATCTTTCACAACCGCCATTTCCTTCCCAAAACGGTGACCTTGATCTTCAAACCCCAAACTTGCATAAAGCTGGTGCGCCCCAAGGTTTTCTGGATGGTAGCCTACTGCAAGTTTTTTCGCATTTGGCAGTTTCGCCATCTCTGAGATCATCAATTCCGTTGCTTTTTTGCCTATCCCCTTGCCTTGGTGCGCCTTATCAATCATAATCCGGTAAATCCAGTACGCATCCAATTCTTCTAAGTATGTATTAAACATTAAGAAGCCGACAGCTTTATCTTCCAAGTAAATCACATACGGTTTCAGCGCTGTTTCAAATTTAGATTGCGCAATGGAAACAGCATTTGGCTCCATATAGGCTCTTTGTTCCTCTGAAAGCTCTAATAAACAGCAGTCATACCAATTGTCTGCGGTAACTTCTTCAATTTTCACTTTGCCAGTATTCAAAATATATTTCCCCTTTTCTCATTTTTGGGGAAACGCTGTTATTAATTAGGCGTTCTCCCCTTATTTTGATCCATAATAACTAAAGTTTTATTTAGCATATTGAACGCCTCCTTTTACCAAATTGTCAGAAAAAAAAAGACCCACTCATTATACTATATTATTCCAGTAAATGCGCACATCAGAATATAGTTATTTTTTTTATGGAAAGGCCATATATAATATATTGATTCAGCAAAAAAAGGGGAGGATGCGATCATATGCCAGCGAAGCAAATTCGTTTACGGAGAATTCAAAGCCTTGCTCACGACATTATGCTAGAAATGAACTCAAAGGAAGACCCTAAGAAGAATGAATCATACAGAACAGTCATTGATCACCTATCACGTGCGATTGGGGAACTATCTGATCCATCGGGTGATTATTCATTGGATTATGTAGAAGAAAAAGTAGGCACTGCCCATTATAAAATCTTTAAAAACATGAAAAAACTGACTCCACTTCGAAAAACAAAAGAATCAGCATGGTAAATTTTTTTGAATGAAACTGATAATTATTATCAATAATAAATAGCAGGGAGGTAACCATTTCGGTTACCCTTTTGGCTTACATTTCCGGCTCAAACGTTTTACAGTCTGTTTCTTTGCTGTTGGACGCCTGCTTGCCTTTATGGCTGACAACATAAATAGCTTCTGCAGAGCACTTATTTCCCTGTTCCCAATAAGTGCAGTTATTTACTTCACAAAGAACATCTTTAGCCATGTATATCACCTCCTGGCCATATTTTCTTCAAATCAGGATGGTGATATACATGGCCCTTTATTTATTTGAATTCCATTCTTCCTTTAAAATCGCATAATAGTATTCATCCCACCACTCATCTCCATGTGGAATGCACTTTTTGAAAAAGCCTTCCCGCCTCATGCCGATTTTCTCCATCACACGGTAAGACGGCGGGTTCTCGGGCTGGCAGGTTGCGATAATTCTGTGCAGGCCAAGCTTTTCGAAGCCATATTTCAGAACAGCATATGCTGCTTCTGATGCATAGCCTTTATTATAAAACTTCGGATTGAATACCCAGCCAATTTCATATGTATGATTACCAAAATACTTATGAAATCCTATATGGCCGATCAGAATATCCCCTTCTATAAAAACAGGGAAATGGTCAGCTTTCTCTATATTTTTGCGGATAAACTCTTTTGCCGCTTCTTCTGTAAATACACTTTCCGGAATGTATCTCATCACTTCCGAATTTGATGTATACTCATAAACTGCCTGCCAGTCTTCTGATTTAAACTTACGGATTATTAGCCTCTCTGTTTTAAGCTCCATTTCTTAACCCCTATTCAGCTGTTTTCATCCTATGTATGTTCGTTGATTTCAGCCGTATTTCCTTTAAAATTTACTGAGCGCACAGAAGTTTTCCCGGCACACCTTTTATTCGAAAAATACTGGTCCATTCCTGCTAATTCAGCACTAGGATATTATTTTTCTGTCTTTTTCAGCTATCGGCGCAGGTTTTCCAAACAAATATCCCTGAAAAAGCTGGTATCCTCTGTCTCTAAGCCACTCAAAGTCTTCCCGGGTTTCAATCCCTTCAGCAAGCGGGACGGACCCCATCTTCATTGCCTGCTGTAAAAAAGCTTCCGCTGTTTTCTGTTTTTCTGGATCTGTTGACACGCCCTGAACATATTTCATATCCAGCTTCATATAATGCGGCTGCAGCTCGCTCAATAACTCGATGGTGCTGAACCCGGCGCCCACATCATCCAGTGCATAGCGGAATCCTTTTTCCCTATAATAAGCGAGGATCCTTTTCAAATGATCCGTATCCTCCACTTTATCTGTTTCCACTACCTCAAATACAAGCCGATTCGGATCCACACCTAAGCGGTCAGCAAGCTGTACCGTTGATTTCAGGCAGAACTCCGGCGAGTAAATGCTTGTAGGAATAAAATTGATAAATGCCTTTTTATCGATAAACGAAGCAAATCTGACCGCCGTCATCCGGCACAAGCGATCGAGCGCATACAGCCTCCCGCGCTTTCTGGCTGCACCAAATATTTCTCCAGGGAAAATCACAGACCCATCCTCCCGGTAAAATCTCGCCAGCATCTCATAGGCGAACACTTCTTCATCTCCATTGAGAATCGGCTGTGCATGACACGTAACCAGCCCATTGGCAATCACTTCATCAATCCACTGGCTATCCAGGATCTCAGCAGCATCCGCAATGGGGCGCCACACCTCATCGGCCGATCTGAAGCTGACACTCTCAGCTTCCATATGGTCCCTGCAAAAATCAAGAAAATCCCGCATGCCGTCTTCCTTCAGCACAAACCGGTCTGAATCAGCTTCCACCAAAACGCCTTTTCGCTCCAAATGTTCAATCACGCTTGTAAGCATCCGGCAATTTTGTTCTCCATCTGCCTTTACCTCAAAGCGCAAATCCTGCACCATACAAGCATTACAGCTCATCCTAAGCACACCCTTATT includes the following:
- a CDS encoding GNAT family N-acetyltransferase translates to MNTGKVKIEEVTADNWYDCCLLELSEEQRAYMEPNAVSIAQSKFETALKPYVIYLEDKAVGFLMFNTYLEELDAYWIYRIMIDKAHQGKGIGKKATELMISEMAKLPNAKKLAVGYHPENLGAHQLYASLGFEDQGHRFGKEMAVVKDLG
- a CDS encoding GNAT family N-acetyltransferase, whose translation is MELKTERLIIRKFKSEDWQAVYEYTSNSEVMRYIPESVFTEEAAKEFIRKNIEKADHFPVFIEGDILIGHIGFHKYFGNHTYEIGWVFNPKFYNKGYASEAAYAVLKYGFEKLGLHRIIATCQPENPPSYRVMEKIGMRREGFFKKCIPHGDEWWDEYYYAILKEEWNSNK
- a CDS encoding nitroreductase family protein codes for the protein MIKTTINDYKEIVTGRRSIRNYDPTVKISREEMAQILEEASLAPSSVNLQPWRFVVIDSQEGKETLAPLAKFNQRQVETSAAVVAVFVDMKSEAFIEKIYDTAVEKGYMPADVRDKQVPAIKGLAENMTFEQKKEMNLIDAGLVSMQLMLAARAHGYDTNPIGGYEKDRIAEAFDLDKERYYPVMLISIGKAADQGYKSVRLPVEDITEWK
- a CDS encoding putative quinol monooxygenase produces the protein MIIIHAGFQIQTDKEDDFLVEIRPLIEASRAEEGNISYDLVKDTEKAGAYTMVELWKDMDAVKFHNQTEHFTSFTAKAPEYFAAPPQVEVYDAKPVDEK
- a CDS encoding MarR family winged helix-turn-helix transcriptional regulator, coding for MFKCSKEEELIAARLFELSKQTMPKFERCTGISQSRLEILRELFEAEEITQRELQKKVNIDHAAVTRHLKQLEEKGMVIRRKNPEDNRFTYVSLTEEGKTKIAAYCEEKQHFISKILNGFSELERSTLLNMLTRIQENVDNM
- a CDS encoding YiaA/YiaB family inner membrane protein, giving the protein MQKYRRRNTPAFTFLAYFTLIAGVGLFLIGLYNAEMQLNEKGYYIAVMLLVAVGSILTQKVTRDNAEDAEILAEQERRSAKIDQ
- a CDS encoding DUF2268 domain-containing putative Zn-dependent protease (predicted Zn-dependent protease with a strongly conserved HExxH motif) gives rise to the protein MKRISLLRTGVLLMVMLFTLAACSEKEESSAEHDNEPAGEDKVIYSFEHPETKQRFKIVNAYKLFSGYLDKVEKEQNSSKYSIYKDEVISPVYDDCFKSGEYLHMADSILDSEPESLKEIKGVIEKIDEDQTNKIIREALLKSSDILPGKKETAVCVFPVELSEDTPLMVNVGAGKITVFYNKYYTEETIRMGIAHEYHHSVWTEEYLDGNLDFTVLDNLIFEGKAVMFEKLVYSDLRQLTSINQSFNKTYWSKIEKDLDKVDGYRSSQIIMGGGELPRHYGYSEGYKMVESYLKLHPDTAPEEWTALRAEEIFQEGQYFKNYQ
- a CDS encoding EAL domain-containing protein, whose product is MSCNACMVQDLRFEVKADGEQNCRMLTSVIEHLERKGVLVEADSDRFVLKEDGMRDFLDFCRDHMEAESVSFRSADEVWRPIADAAEILDSQWIDEVIANGLVTCHAQPILNGDEEVFAYEMLARFYREDGSVIFPGEIFGAARKRGRLYALDRLCRMTAVRFASFIDKKAFINFIPTSIYSPEFCLKSTVQLADRLGVDPNRLVFEVVETDKVEDTDHLKRILAYYREKGFRYALDDVGAGFSTIELLSELQPHYMKLDMKYVQGVSTDPEKQKTAEAFLQQAMKMGSVPLAEGIETREDFEWLRDRGYQLFQGYLFGKPAPIAEKDRKIIS
- a CDS encoding DUF1540 domain-containing protein, translating into MAKDVLCEVNNCTYWEQGNKCSAEAIYVVSHKGKQASNSKETDCKTFEPEM